The following coding sequences are from one Bradyrhizobium sp. 200 window:
- a CDS encoding dienelactone hydrolase family protein, protein MPKRSMKQDDPLEDFTHRDITLDGVTKVVYVAGAGPAVIVMTEMPGISPHVARFARWVRDAGFTVYMPSLFGRDGAVPGAEEGAAIFQRVCVSAEFRALASNESSPVTKWLRSLARFAHGECGGPGVGAIGMCFTGNFALTMMLEPSMLAPVLSQPSLPLNNPAGIEIAPDEVKAVRERLEREDLTVMAYRFAGDKFCMAQRFAAYAEALGDRFIGRVLPDSAANTDLAPFFERHVTTPHSVVTAHLIDEAGQPTIAARDEILAFFRHRLAPSGSRRSS, encoded by the coding sequence ATGCCGAAACGGTCCATGAAGCAGGACGATCCGCTCGAGGATTTCACGCACCGTGACATCACGCTCGATGGCGTCACCAAGGTCGTCTACGTGGCCGGCGCGGGGCCTGCCGTCATCGTGATGACGGAGATGCCGGGCATCAGTCCGCATGTCGCGCGGTTTGCCCGCTGGGTCCGCGACGCCGGCTTCACCGTCTACATGCCATCGCTGTTCGGCCGCGACGGCGCCGTTCCAGGTGCGGAGGAGGGCGCCGCGATCTTTCAGCGCGTCTGCGTGAGCGCCGAGTTTCGCGCTCTGGCCTCAAACGAATCCAGCCCCGTGACGAAGTGGCTGCGATCACTGGCGCGATTTGCGCATGGCGAGTGCGGCGGCCCCGGCGTCGGCGCCATCGGGATGTGTTTTACGGGAAATTTTGCGCTGACCATGATGCTTGAACCGTCGATGCTGGCGCCGGTGCTCTCGCAACCGTCGCTGCCGCTGAACAATCCGGCTGGCATCGAGATCGCACCCGACGAAGTCAAGGCCGTCCGCGAACGGCTCGAACGGGAAGATCTGACGGTCATGGCCTATCGCTTCGCAGGCGACAAGTTCTGCATGGCGCAACGCTTTGCGGCGTATGCGGAAGCGCTCGGCGACCGCTTCATCGGGCGGGTGCTTCCGGACAGTGCGGCGAACACCGATCTTGCGCCGTTCTTCGAGCGCCACGTCACGACGCCGCACAGCGTCGTCACCGCGCACCTGATCGACGAGGCCGGTCAGCCGACGATCGCGGCCCGCGACGAGATTTTGGCGTTCTTCCGGCACAGGCTCGCGCCTTCGGGGAGCAGACGCAGCTCATAG